One window from the genome of Pirellulales bacterium encodes:
- a CDS encoding sugar phosphate isomerase/epimerase family protein → MSSFSTRRSLLLAAAASATTVFGRSLAAIEPVRRTDKPKFKFSLAAYSYRELLTGKPPKLTLADFIDDCAKMGLEGTELTSYYFPAEPTPEYLRQLKHQTFLLGLDISGTAVGNDFCHPPGDERKTQIAKVKQWVDRAEVLGAPVIRIFSGQARSGQSEQEAHRLAVEGIEECCQYAGEHGVFLALENHGGLTTTIDGLMRLIGDVKSPWFAINLDTGNFHSADPYADLARIAPYAVNVQVKVSMNPGGGKKEPADFRRLAKILTDSGYRGYIVLEYEERENPRQACPRHIDELRAAFA, encoded by the coding sequence ATGTCTTCTTTTTCCACCAGGCGCAGTCTCCTTTTGGCTGCCGCGGCGTCTGCCACTACGGTGTTTGGCCGCTCTCTTGCGGCCATCGAACCCGTCCGCCGCACCGACAAGCCCAAGTTCAAATTCAGCCTGGCGGCGTATAGCTACCGCGAGCTGCTCACCGGCAAGCCGCCCAAACTGACGCTGGCCGACTTCATCGACGACTGCGCCAAGATGGGGCTCGAAGGGACCGAGCTGACCTCCTACTACTTTCCTGCCGAACCGACGCCCGAATACCTGCGACAGCTCAAGCACCAGACGTTTCTTCTGGGGCTCGACATCTCGGGCACGGCCGTGGGCAACGACTTCTGCCACCCGCCCGGCGACGAACGAAAAACGCAGATCGCCAAGGTCAAGCAGTGGGTCGATCGAGCCGAGGTTCTCGGCGCACCGGTGATTCGCATCTTCTCGGGCCAGGCCCGGTCAGGACAATCGGAACAGGAGGCGCACCGGCTGGCCGTGGAGGGAATCGAAGAGTGCTGCCAGTACGCGGGCGAGCACGGCGTTTTTCTGGCCTTGGAAAATCACGGCGGGCTGACCACCACCATCGACGGCCTGATGCGGCTGATCGGTGATGTGAAGAGCCCCTGGTTTGCCATCAACCTCGACACGGGCAACTTCCATTCGGCCGACCCCTATGCCGATCTGGCCCGGATCGCTCCTTATGCCGTAAACGTGCAGGTGAAGGTGTCGATGAATCCCGGCGGCGGCAAGAAGGAGCCGGCCGATTTTCGCCGCCTGGCCAAGATCCTGACCGACAGCGGATACCGCGGTTACATTGTCTTGGAATACGAAGAGCGTGAAAACCCGCGGCAAGCTTGCCCGCGGCACATCGACGAGCTGCGGGCAGCTTTTGCCTAG
- a CDS encoding class I SAM-dependent methyltransferase: MGTSSSAFSRSMSLMMPAPDRTTFENIYVGQPPWDIGRPQKVFIDVADQITGSVLDAGCGTGENALFFASRRHKVTGIDFLTEPINRAKQKAKQRGLSATFLVMDALDLKDLPEVFDNVIDSGLFHVFSDDGRKRYVEGLATVLKPDGGLFMLCFSEDEPGEQGPRRVSRGEIEDSFAKGWQIEAIEPARFEVRPDLKDISFSEGGPKAWFVVVRRAG, encoded by the coding sequence ATGGGCACGTCATCTAGCGCCTTCAGCCGCTCGATGTCTTTGATGATGCCTGCCCCCGACCGCACAACTTTCGAGAACATCTATGTTGGGCAGCCGCCCTGGGACATCGGCAGGCCGCAGAAGGTGTTCATCGACGTAGCCGATCAAATCACGGGGTCGGTCCTCGACGCCGGCTGCGGCACGGGCGAAAACGCCCTCTTCTTCGCCAGCCGTCGCCACAAAGTCACTGGCATAGACTTCCTGACCGAGCCGATCAATCGAGCGAAGCAGAAGGCGAAACAGCGGGGCCTGTCGGCGACCTTCCTGGTCATGGATGCCCTGGACTTAAAAGACCTGCCGGAAGTTTTCGACAACGTGATCGACAGCGGGTTGTTTCACGTCTTCAGCGACGACGGCCGCAAGCGCTACGTCGAAGGGTTGGCGACGGTTCTCAAGCCGGACGGTGGATTGTTCATGCTTTGCTTCAGTGAGGACGAGCCGGGCGAGCAGGGACCTCGAAGAGTTTCACGAGGAGAGATCGAGGACTCCTTCGCCAAGGGGTGGCAAATCGAGGCCATCGAGCCAGCACGGTTCGAGGTCCGGCCCGATCTCAAGGACATCAGCTTCAGCGAGGGCGGCCCAAAGGCGTGGTTTGTGGTGGTGAGGAGGGCCGGGTGA
- a CDS encoding CPXCG motif-containing cysteine-rich protein → MFSKVVRSGAGIIKDIERLKALDDVPIDLSAGTEQEYVEDCPVCCRPNILHVEVDEEGDGRVWAEAE, encoded by the coding sequence ATGTTCTCGAAAGTTGTGCGGTCGGGGGCAGGCATCATCAAAGACATCGAGCGGCTGAAGGCGCTAGATGACGTGCCCATCGACCTGTCGGCGGGAACGGAGCAGGAATACGTCGAGGACTGCCCCGTTTGTTGTCGCCCGAATATCCTCCACGTCGAGGTCGATGAGGAAGGCGATGGGCGGGTTTGGGCAGAAGCGGAATAG
- the tkt gene encoding transketolase, which produces MPTAALAVEELSINTIRTLAMDAVQAANSGHPGTPMALAPVVYTLWNRVLNYDPEQPLWPNRDRFVLSCGHASMLLYSVLHLAQVKQAGEDGRPTSELAISLNDIRRFRQLHSRCAGHPEYREASGIETTTGPLGQGLGNSVGMAIAERWLAAHFNRPGFELFDYHVYALCSDGDMMEGVSGEAASLAGHLKLANLCWIYDDNSITIEGETSLAFSENVGRRFEGYGWHVVHVSDANDLDALADAYREFLATDDRPTLIIVKSHIGYGSPHKQDSHHAHGAPLGEDEIKLTKKVYSWPEDEKFVVPPDALADFAGGIGQRGRAQYARWQEKLADYACQFPELFAELQSIIKHELPAGWDSAIPAFAADAKGLATRVSSGKVLNAVAGKLPWLIGGAGDLAPSTMTLLTGIDSFEAESYGGRNLHFGIREHAMAAAVNGMTLSGLRAFGATFFVFADYLRPSLRLAAIMRIPSIFIFTHDSIGVGEDGPTHQPVEHLAALRAIPWLVTLRPADANEVAEAYRTILPWKDRPVALVLTRQNLPTLDRSKYASAAGVAKGAYVLADSSSGKPDVVLMASGSEVTLCVAASEELSKHGVKARVVSMPSWELFDEQDDAYRESVLPAAVTARVAVEAGVVQGWEKYLGPKGKFVGMRGFGASAPLPDLAKHFGFTTENLVRLAKEAIAAGKGA; this is translated from the coding sequence ATGCCCACCGCAGCCCTCGCCGTCGAAGAGCTTTCGATCAACACCATCCGCACCTTGGCGATGGACGCCGTGCAGGCCGCCAACAGCGGGCACCCCGGCACGCCGATGGCCTTGGCGCCCGTGGTCTACACGCTTTGGAACCGCGTGCTCAACTACGATCCCGAACAGCCGCTGTGGCCCAATCGCGACCGTTTCGTCCTCTCCTGCGGCCACGCCTCGATGCTCCTCTATTCGGTGCTGCACCTGGCCCAAGTGAAGCAGGCGGGCGAAGACGGACGGCCGACCAGCGAATTGGCGATTTCGCTGAACGATATTCGCAGGTTTCGCCAGCTTCACAGCCGCTGTGCCGGGCATCCGGAGTATCGCGAGGCGAGCGGCATCGAGACGACCACCGGCCCGCTGGGGCAAGGCCTCGGCAACAGCGTCGGCATGGCCATCGCCGAGCGTTGGCTGGCGGCCCATTTCAACCGGCCCGGCTTCGAGTTGTTCGACTACCACGTCTACGCTTTGTGCAGCGACGGCGACATGATGGAGGGCGTCAGCGGCGAGGCGGCCTCGCTGGCCGGGCACCTGAAGCTGGCCAATCTCTGCTGGATTTACGACGACAACTCGATCACCATCGAGGGCGAGACCTCGCTGGCCTTCAGCGAAAACGTCGGCCGGCGGTTCGAAGGCTACGGCTGGCACGTGGTGCATGTGTCCGACGCCAACGATCTCGACGCACTGGCCGACGCCTATCGGGAGTTCCTGGCCACCGACGACCGTCCGACGCTGATCATCGTCAAGAGCCACATCGGCTATGGGTCGCCGCACAAGCAAGACTCGCACCATGCCCACGGGGCGCCGCTGGGTGAAGACGAGATCAAGCTGACCAAGAAGGTCTACAGCTGGCCGGAAGACGAGAAGTTTGTCGTGCCGCCCGACGCCCTGGCCGATTTCGCCGGCGGCATCGGCCAGCGGGGCCGAGCGCAATACGCCCGGTGGCAAGAGAAGCTGGCCGACTACGCCTGCCAATTCCCGGAGCTGTTCGCCGAGTTGCAATCGATCATCAAGCACGAGTTGCCCGCCGGCTGGGACTCCGCAATTCCCGCCTTCGCCGCCGATGCCAAAGGGCTGGCGACGCGGGTCTCGTCGGGCAAGGTTCTCAACGCCGTCGCCGGCAAGCTGCCGTGGCTCATTGGCGGAGCGGGCGATCTGGCTCCTTCGACCATGACCCTGCTCACCGGCATCGACAGCTTCGAGGCCGAGAGCTACGGCGGGCGAAACCTGCACTTCGGCATTCGCGAGCACGCGATGGCGGCCGCCGTGAACGGCATGACGCTCAGCGGCTTGCGGGCCTTTGGAGCGACGTTCTTCGTGTTTGCCGATTATCTGCGGCCATCGTTGCGGCTGGCCGCCATCATGCGGATACCGTCGATTTTCATCTTCACCCACGACTCGATCGGCGTGGGCGAAGACGGGCCGACGCACCAGCCCGTCGAGCACCTGGCCGCCTTGCGGGCGATCCCCTGGCTCGTGACGTTGCGGCCGGCGGACGCCAACGAAGTGGCGGAGGCGTATCGCACGATTCTGCCCTGGAAGGACCGCCCCGTGGCGCTGGTTCTCACGCGTCAGAACCTGCCCACGCTCGATCGCTCGAAGTATGCATCGGCAGCGGGTGTCGCCAAGGGCGCCTACGTGTTGGCCGACAGTTCGTCAGGCAAGCCCGATGTGGTGCTGATGGCCAGCGGCAGCGAGGTGACGCTCTGTGTGGCGGCCAGCGAAGAGTTAAGCAAGCACGGAGTCAAGGCCCGTGTGGTGAGCATGCCGTCCTGGGAGCTGTTCGACGAGCAGGACGATGCTTACCGCGAGTCGGTGTTGCCGGCGGCGGTCACGGCCCGCGTGGCCGTCGAGGCGGGCGTGGTGCAGGGTTGGGAGAAGTATCTTGGTCCGAAAGGCAAGTTTGTGGGCATGCGCGGCTTTGGCGCCTCCGCTCCGCTGCCCGATTTGGCGAAGCACTTTGGTTTCACCACCGAAAACCTGGTGCGGCTGGCGAAGGAAGCGATAGCGGCCGGGAAAGGAGCCTAA